In the genome of Cryptomeria japonica chromosome 8, Sugi_1.0, whole genome shotgun sequence, one region contains:
- the LOC131052765 gene encoding putative pentatricopeptide repeat-containing protein At3g13770, mitochondrial — MNVKCGSIHEAYELFDKMTQRSVVSWTAMIVAYEQNSLVENSLEIFKKMQLADVELNSATFSSILPACAKMGALDEGMKIHRKVFEDGFSSDVIVVTTLIDMYAKCGNLQKAHELFDGIPQQDVVSWTAIVAGYAQNGFVDKALEIFKHMQFSGVKPKFNNFCQRSSTPVLRFEVGCEHPSSNDLVAITLADMNAKCGRI, encoded by the coding sequence ATgaatgtaaaatgtggaagcatacacgAGGCATACGAGTTGTTTGACAAAATGACTCAACGAagtgttgtctcatggactgctaTGATTGTTGCATATGAACAAAATAGCCTTGTGGAAAACTCTTTAGAGATTTTTAAGAAAATGCAGTTGGCAGATGTAGAGCTCAACTCagcaaccttttccagcatcctccctgcgtgcGCCAAAATGGGAGCCTTGGACGAGGGTATGAAAATCCATCGAAAAGTGTTTGAAGACGGATTTTCTTCAGATGTTATAGTTGTGACAaccttgatagacatgtatgcaaaatgtggaaatctACAGAAGGCACATGAATTGTTTGACGGTATACCTCAACAAGATGTGGTTTCATGGACTGCAATTGTCGCTGGATATGCACAGAATGGGTTTGTTGATAAAGCTTTGGAGATATTCAAGCATATGCAATTTTCAGGTGTAAAGCCCAAATTCAACAACTTCTGCCAGCGTTCCTCTACGCCAGTGCTAAGGTTCGAAGTAGGCTGTGAACATCCATCATCGAATGACTTAGTTGCTATTACCTTGGCCGATATGAATGCAAAGTGTGGaagaatataa